From Methanococcus maripaludis, one genomic window encodes:
- a CDS encoding cobalt-precorrin-8 methylmutase — protein MGAVTKDGKDIADRSREIVKTKISEVLGKNVVLYSDEEMGIIERVVHATADPEYSKLVKFDNNPIESGLTALGDKKPIIADISMVKAGIRYNDILCTISEKEVYELAKKEQITRAVASIRASKGLIDGGIVVIGNAPTALLEVIRLNKEEGITPKLVVGAPVGFVKAAESKELLRTTNIPSISTTGPKGGTPVAVSVINGIIALSKNERI, from the coding sequence ATGGGTGCAGTAACCAAAGATGGAAAAGACATTGCAGATCGATCTAGAGAAATTGTGAAAACAAAAATAAGTGAAGTTCTGGGAAAAAATGTTGTATTATATTCTGATGAAGAAATGGGAATAATTGAAAGGGTAGTTCATGCAACTGCAGACCCCGAATATTCAAAACTCGTTAAATTTGATAATAATCCAATCGAAAGTGGACTTACTGCATTAGGTGATAAAAAACCAATAATTGCAGATATTTCAATGGTAAAAGCAGGAATACGATATAATGACATATTGTGTACAATTTCTGAAAAAGAAGTTTATGAACTCGCAAAAAAAGAGCAGATTACTAGAGCAGTAGCCTCAATTCGAGCTTCAAAAGGATTAATAGATGGAGGAATTGTGGTTATTGGAAATGCACCTACTGCACTTCTTGAAGTTATAAGATTGAATAAGGAAGAAGGAATAACCCCAAAATTAGTTGTCGGAGCCCCGGTTGGTTTTGTAAAAGCAGCAGAATCAAAAGAATTATTAAGAACTACAAATATTCCATCAATTTCCACTACTGGTCCAAAAGGAGGAACTCCTGTTGCAGTTTCAGTTATTAACGGAATTATCGCATTGAGCAAAAACGAAAGAATTTAA
- a CDS encoding DUF2097 domain-containing protein, with amino-acid sequence MSEPEYTEEIRIEVTEEKMIEYMDNEVDEGDYIEVYFGRCHVEGTIDSKEGTHYRVDTDNKTFGLMEFDIENISRDVLEVAHIPEDSDKKIILAVL; translated from the coding sequence ATGAGTGAACCAGAATACACTGAAGAGATCAGGATTGAAGTTACGGAAGAAAAGATGATCGAGTACATGGATAACGAAGTAGATGAAGGAGACTACATTGAAGTTTACTTTGGAAGATGCCATGTTGAAGGAACCATCGATTCAAAAGAGGGGACTCATTATCGAGTAGATACGGATAATAAAACATTTGGACTCATGGAGTTCGACATAGAAAATATTTCAAGGGATGTTTTGGAAGTAGCACACATTCCAGAAGACAGTGACAAAAAAATCATACTGGCAGTTCTTTAG
- a CDS encoding DUF63 family protein, whose translation MNGMLLIREFIYRYYIYPIDTKQGYNLIQEITYGILLFVMVYTFYQVCLKLKIAIDRRFAEVTVFYVILITLMRALVDAGLFPRLYYTVTPGIVVTIGLYYMLSIIISGILLKKKYYLLSIAMAVVPILYMLFEFSSRITHPEALVYVSGILITSYYALVYIVEKLRKVKIERIDKYAIFSQLVDASATSVGIGVFGYWEQHPVPRLFMDYLGPYSIIPLKMLVVLLVLDIFNKEVKDDNLRNILKITVMALGLAPGLRNLFRTVMGV comes from the coding sequence ATGAATGGGATGCTTTTAATTAGGGAATTTATTTACAGATACTATATTTACCCGATAGATACCAAACAGGGTTATAATTTAATTCAAGAAATTACTTACGGAATTTTACTCTTTGTAATGGTTTATACTTTTTACCAAGTATGTTTAAAACTTAAAATAGCAATCGACCGCAGATTTGCAGAAGTTACCGTATTTTATGTGATTTTGATAACGTTAATGAGAGCGCTGGTTGATGCAGGACTATTTCCAAGGCTTTATTATACTGTTACGCCCGGAATAGTTGTTACAATTGGTCTTTATTACATGCTTTCAATAATAATTTCAGGAATTCTTTTAAAAAAGAAGTATTATCTACTTTCAATAGCAATGGCAGTTGTACCAATTTTGTACATGCTTTTCGAGTTTTCGAGTAGAATAACTCATCCAGAAGCGCTTGTTTACGTTTCTGGAATTTTGATTACAAGCTATTATGCGCTTGTATATATTGTTGAAAAGCTAAGAAAAGTAAAAATTGAGAGAATAGACAAATATGCGATATTTTCACAGCTTGTAGATGCATCTGCAACATCTGTTGGAATTGGTGTGTTCGGGTATTGGGAACAGCACCCTGTACCAAGACTTTTCATGGATTATCTTGGCCCATACAGTATAATACCATTAAAAATGCTTGTAGTACTCTTGGTTTTAGATATATTTAACAAAGAAGTTAAAGATGATAATTTAAGGAATATTTTAAAAATAACAGTAATGGCTCTCGGACTTGCGCCGGGTCTTAGAAACTTGTTCAGGACAGTTATGGGAGTTTAA
- the metG gene encoding methionine--tRNA ligase produces MKHLVTTALAYTNGPLHLGHARSTYIPADIYTRYLRLKGEEVVHVGGTDNHGVPITLTAEREGVKPIDIVDRYHNAIKADLDSLNVSFDTFGRTHSDIHIETAQEFYSKLKENGYIYEKEIEQFYCEKCDMYLADRYVEGICPFCEGEARGDHCEVCGRHLEPTELVNPYCIHCNSKPEIKRTTHYFFKLSAMQDVLKEYIENSPEMPEHVKNMALRWIEELHDWDVSRNIKWGVPIPGCDDQVMYVWIEAPIGYVSFTKQLGGIWEDYWLENTGDSKISHFIGKDITVHHAVFWPGILKGIGGYKMPNAVVSGGYLTLENKKMSTSKNWVVWVKDFIENFSSDYLRYFFMINAPLNRDTDFSWDDFQKRINTELIDIIGNFTHRTLVFTERKFGSTPIVDSNQLIDEDKKLISKCESTLNRVDSLIREYNFKDALMEIILLAKEGNAYFQGMAPWAIKDDERLKEVMYTCSVALKYIIYLLSSFMPEKTALLLEYMNEELDLEVRGNPLKKPKVIFTKVSDEDISRMKENLLAATKKAETKTDEKSKKVKSGEKMDIIDIDYFGNVDLRVGQILEVEEVPRSKKLYKIIADLGDEKRQIVSGLKGAYEAEELVGKKVIIICNLKPAKLCGVESQGMLLAAEDDSIVSLLALDRDLPVGSKIH; encoded by the coding sequence ATGAAGCATTTAGTTACAACTGCACTGGCATATACAAATGGGCCTCTTCATCTTGGGCATGCGAGAAGTACCTACATCCCTGCAGATATCTATACAAGGTATTTAAGACTTAAAGGGGAAGAAGTCGTTCACGTAGGGGGAACAGACAACCACGGAGTTCCAATTACATTAACTGCTGAACGCGAAGGTGTAAAACCTATCGATATTGTTGATAGATATCACAATGCAATAAAAGCAGACCTTGACAGTTTAAATGTCTCTTTTGATACTTTTGGAAGAACTCATAGCGACATACATATCGAAACAGCTCAGGAATTCTATTCAAAATTAAAAGAAAATGGATACATTTACGAAAAGGAAATTGAACAATTTTACTGCGAAAAATGTGATATGTACCTTGCAGATAGATACGTTGAAGGAATTTGTCCGTTCTGCGAGGGCGAAGCAAGGGGGGACCACTGTGAGGTTTGTGGAAGACACCTTGAACCAACAGAACTCGTAAACCCTTATTGTATACACTGTAATTCAAAACCAGAAATCAAAAGAACAACGCACTATTTCTTTAAATTGAGCGCGATGCAAGATGTTTTAAAAGAATACATTGAAAATTCTCCAGAAATGCCAGAACACGTAAAAAACATGGCTTTAAGATGGATCGAAGAGCTTCACGACTGGGATGTTTCAAGAAACATAAAATGGGGAGTTCCAATTCCAGGATGTGACGATCAGGTAATGTACGTCTGGATCGAAGCTCCTATCGGCTATGTATCTTTTACAAAACAGCTTGGAGGTATCTGGGAAGACTACTGGCTTGAAAACACAGGTGATTCTAAAATATCTCACTTTATTGGAAAGGACATTACCGTACACCACGCAGTATTTTGGCCGGGAATTTTAAAAGGTATTGGCGGATACAAAATGCCAAATGCAGTTGTTAGTGGCGGTTACTTAACTCTTGAAAACAAAAAAATGAGTACAAGTAAAAACTGGGTTGTATGGGTTAAGGATTTTATTGAAAACTTCAGTTCTGACTATTTAAGATATTTCTTCATGATAAATGCCCCATTAAATCGAGATACCGATTTTTCATGGGACGATTTCCAGAAGAGGATCAATACTGAATTAATTGATATTATTGGAAACTTTACTCACAGGACACTCGTATTTACAGAACGTAAATTTGGAAGTACGCCTATTGTGGATTCAAATCAGTTAATAGACGAAGATAAAAAATTGATTTCAAAATGTGAGTCTACCTTAAACCGTGTTGATTCATTGATTAGAGAATACAACTTTAAAGATGCTTTAATGGAGATTATCCTTTTGGCAAAAGAAGGAAACGCTTATTTCCAAGGAATGGCTCCATGGGCAATTAAAGATGACGAAAGGTTAAAAGAAGTAATGTATACGTGTTCAGTTGCTTTAAAATACATAATTTACCTTTTAAGTTCATTCATGCCTGAAAAAACGGCTCTTCTTCTTGAATACATGAACGAAGAACTCGATTTAGAAGTTAGGGGAAATCCCCTTAAAAAACCGAAAGTTATATTTACCAAGGTAAGCGATGAAGATATTTCGAGAATGAAAGAAAACTTGTTAGCGGCTACGAAAAAGGCTGAAACAAAAACGGACGAAAAGTCTAAAAAAGTAAAATCTGGTGAAAAAATGGATATTATTGATATTGATTACTTTGGAAACGTTGATTTAAGGGTTGGACAGATTTTAGAAGTTGAAGAAGTTCCAAGATCAAAAAAACTCTACAAAATCATTGCTGATTTGGGCGATGAAAAGAGACAAATTGTTTCTGGATTGAAAGGAGCTTATGAAGCAGAAGAACTTGTTGGAAAAAAAGTTATTATCATCTGCAACTTAAAACCTGCAAAATTATGTGGTGTTGAATCCCAAGGAATGCTTTTAGCAGCAGAAGACGATAGCATTGTAAGTTTATTGGCACTTGATAGGGATCTTCCCGTTGGAAGTAAAATCCATTAA
- a CDS encoding AMP phosphorylase, with the protein MLFLNAKFIDLDLGESAVIVNEEDLKGTSYYPQDRVLIESHAGSVIGNIYSTKTMVQKGEVGMLVSELSEISISEGEEVKLRHAEKPESIPFIKKKMDGQVLNPHEIRTIIDEIVSKKLSNIELSAFVSSTYINGMNMDEISEMTKRIAETGDMISWEKSLVVDIHSIGGVPGNKYALLSIPILAAAGITVPKTSSRAITSPAGTADVMEVLTNVELKEEEIKRIVKTTNGCLAWGGGVNLAPADDIIINVERPVSIDPQPQLLASVMAKKIATGIKYTVIDIPVGKGVKIKNEAEGAKLARKFIELGEMLNIKVECVLTYGGQPLGRAIGPALEAKEAIESLQDPKNAPKSLIEKSLSLAGILLELGGAAQIGEGQNLAWEILESGKALEKFNQIIVEQGGTPKKPEEIELGEYVEEILAPIDGYITDISNTAITNVVKEAGAPRDKKAGILLNSKIGNKVTQGDVLYTIYSGSEERLISAVNLARRVYPVKVEGMLIERISKF; encoded by the coding sequence ATGCTATTTTTAAATGCAAAATTTATAGACCTTGATCTTGGAGAAAGTGCGGTAATTGTCAACGAAGAGGACTTAAAAGGAACTTCGTACTACCCGCAGGATAGGGTACTGATAGAGTCACACGCAGGTTCTGTCATTGGAAACATTTATTCCACAAAAACCATGGTTCAAAAAGGCGAAGTTGGAATGCTTGTAAGTGAACTTTCGGAAATTTCAATTTCAGAAGGTGAAGAAGTAAAATTAAGACACGCAGAAAAACCCGAATCAATTCCATTTATAAAAAAGAAAATGGATGGTCAAGTTTTAAATCCTCATGAAATAAGAACGATAATTGATGAAATCGTATCTAAAAAACTCTCAAACATTGAATTATCTGCATTTGTTTCATCTACTTACATTAATGGCATGAATATGGATGAAATAAGCGAAATGACCAAGAGAATTGCAGAAACTGGGGATATGATTTCTTGGGAAAAGAGCCTTGTTGTAGATATCCACAGCATTGGTGGAGTTCCTGGAAACAAATATGCTCTACTTTCAATTCCGATACTCGCAGCAGCAGGAATTACAGTTCCAAAAACATCATCAAGGGCGATAACATCCCCTGCAGGAACTGCAGACGTAATGGAAGTGCTTACAAATGTTGAATTAAAGGAAGAAGAGATAAAAAGGATAGTTAAAACTACAAATGGATGTCTTGCATGGGGTGGAGGCGTAAATTTGGCCCCAGCAGATGATATTATCATAAATGTGGAAAGGCCTGTTTCAATAGATCCACAACCTCAACTTCTTGCAAGTGTTATGGCAAAAAAGATTGCAACTGGAATTAAATATACTGTAATTGATATTCCTGTTGGAAAAGGCGTAAAAATTAAAAATGAAGCCGAAGGGGCAAAATTAGCAAGGAAATTTATTGAACTTGGAGAAATGCTCAATATTAAAGTAGAGTGTGTATTAACTTATGGTGGACAGCCTCTTGGTAGGGCAATCGGTCCTGCACTTGAAGCAAAAGAGGCAATTGAATCACTTCAGGATCCAAAAAATGCTCCAAAAAGTTTAATTGAAAAATCCTTATCTCTTGCAGGAATTCTTCTTGAACTTGGCGGTGCTGCACAGATTGGGGAGGGTCAGAATTTGGCATGGGAAATTTTAGAATCTGGAAAAGCGCTTGAAAAATTCAATCAAATTATAGTTGAACAAGGCGGAACTCCAAAAAAACCTGAAGAAATAGAACTTGGAGAATATGTTGAAGAGATTCTTGCTCCAATTGATGGATATATTACAGATATAAGTAACACTGCAATTACAAACGTGGTTAAGGAAGCTGGAGCTCCAAGGGACAAAAAAGCAGGAATTTTATTGAATTCAAAGATTGGAAACAAAGTTACTCAGGGGGATGTGCTGTATACAATCTATTCAGGTTCCGAAGAAAGGCTCATTTCAGCAGTAAATCTTGCAAGAAGAGTTTATCCTGTAAAGGTAGAAGGAATGCTTATTGAAAGAATAAGCAAATTCTAA